A genomic window from Halomonas sp. LR3S48 includes:
- a CDS encoding acyltransferase, with protein MKQGTQKLDSSSSNDGEPQASRDRYPDALRAGALLVVVFGHWIATLPRLENGLMTTTDHLLLVWTGAGVLTWVLQVVPLFVFVSAAVSADGAQRRLEQGHRQLHWWAGRALGLARPTVTYLAVLVAFVILAAYTGGRLLGPLNHSLTVHLWFLMMLLGIQALLPFSVWADNRWGLKAVVGLLLIAAAVDLLRAGITAPGELLELGTRVTANGGGIGWLNAIVVWLLPQQLGIAWKRGRFSGLGTGLSLLLLGLLWLAAAVASGYPVAMVDGAFGVPSNLLPPTLALVGVMWVQVGFVLTFEGPVRRLLERRRIDRVVTILGALGMPLYLWHKLAELPAAWLGERLGLPIDAGIPGEVGFWLGRLWWIVLCIVSVAPVMVAVVTFEMSRTRDVVSATSTPAIIVGGTALLGGIIASLALGALPGALFGLVGVAAASWLLRVHPQPKATSTSRSTST; from the coding sequence ATGAAACAGGGAACGCAAAAGTTGGACTCGTCATCGAGCAACGACGGCGAACCTCAGGCAAGCCGGGACCGCTACCCCGATGCCCTGCGTGCCGGCGCGCTGCTCGTCGTCGTGTTCGGCCACTGGATCGCCACCCTGCCGCGGCTCGAGAACGGCCTGATGACCACCACCGACCACCTGCTGCTGGTGTGGACAGGCGCCGGCGTACTCACCTGGGTGTTGCAGGTCGTCCCACTGTTCGTGTTCGTCTCGGCCGCGGTGAGCGCAGACGGCGCCCAACGCCGGCTGGAGCAGGGGCATCGCCAGCTGCACTGGTGGGCGGGCCGGGCACTTGGCCTGGCTCGCCCCACCGTCACCTACCTGGCGGTACTGGTGGCCTTCGTGATCCTCGCCGCTTATACCGGAGGGCGCCTGCTCGGCCCCCTCAATCACTCGCTGACCGTCCATCTCTGGTTCCTGATGATGCTCTTGGGCATACAGGCGCTGCTGCCGTTCAGCGTCTGGGCCGACAACCGCTGGGGGCTCAAGGCCGTGGTGGGCCTGTTGCTGATCGCCGCCGCGGTCGACCTCCTGCGTGCCGGCATCACCGCGCCCGGCGAGCTGCTGGAGCTTGGTACCCGCGTCACCGCCAACGGCGGCGGCATCGGCTGGCTCAATGCCATCGTCGTCTGGCTGCTGCCGCAACAGCTCGGCATTGCCTGGAAGCGCGGCCGCTTCTCGGGCCTGGGCACCGGCCTCTCCCTGCTGCTGCTCGGCCTGCTGTGGCTGGCCGCCGCCGTGGCTTCCGGCTACCCCGTGGCCATGGTCGATGGCGCCTTCGGCGTGCCCAGCAACCTGCTTCCTCCCACCCTGGCCCTGGTGGGCGTGATGTGGGTGCAGGTCGGGTTCGTACTGACCTTTGAAGGCCCCGTGCGCCGCCTGCTGGAGCGCCGCCGCATCGACAGGGTGGTGACCATCCTCGGCGCGCTGGGCATGCCGCTCTACCTCTGGCACAAGCTCGCCGAACTGCCGGCCGCCTGGCTGGGGGAACGCCTCGGCTTGCCCATCGATGCCGGCATACCGGGCGAGGTGGGCTTCTGGCTCGGCCGCCTGTGGTGGATCGTGCTGTGCATCGTCTCCGTTGCCCCGGTGATGGTCGCGGTGGTGACCTTCGAGATGAGCCGCACGCGCGATGTGGTCTCCGCCACCAGTACCCCGGCCATTATCGTCGGCGGCACGGCACTCCTGGGCGGCATCATCGCCAGTCTGGCCCTCGGCGCCCTGCCCGGTGCTCTCTTCGGCCTGGTCGGCGTCGCGGCCGCTTCCTGGCTGCTGCGTGTCCATCCGCAGCCGAAAGCGACATCGACCTCTCGGAGCACGTCCACCTGA
- a CDS encoding DUF6999 family protein, translating to MADARPKQRSPFLRALAFDDSLPIQSEAVRLWLNDIESPTRWSLRPLLQFLLAMLLHLIWFVKRLPLPQFRAHGLLQRMICWFCTHFVSPSANQLILRHFATESNILNFLIDNSPEVTVEPLALYPRRIDDMLDASFVKHDQELFRVIEEMGHWRERPAPLAPDAINWANWRPLDEGAFETARRRTQVLDFESAHALFMCLFCLLLTREEYRDAINGFNLDQSIAIRIGQLIGDPTLAEMAYNKYPHYLVGPWNLGQRFLMHGFFTEYLYARLERLRLAAYHPANGNTEA from the coding sequence ATGGCTGATGCCAGGCCGAAGCAGCGCAGCCCTTTCCTGCGTGCGCTGGCGTTCGACGACTCGCTGCCGATCCAATCCGAGGCGGTGCGACTGTGGCTGAACGACATCGAGAGCCCGACGCGCTGGTCGCTGCGCCCGCTGCTGCAGTTCCTGCTGGCGATGCTGCTGCATCTGATCTGGTTCGTGAAGCGTCTGCCGCTGCCCCAGTTCCGCGCTCATGGCCTGCTGCAGCGGATGATCTGCTGGTTCTGTACTCACTTCGTCAGCCCCAGCGCCAACCAGCTGATCCTGCGCCACTTCGCCACCGAGTCGAACATCCTCAACTTCCTCATCGACAACAGCCCGGAGGTGACGGTCGAGCCCTTGGCGCTCTACCCCCGGCGTATCGACGACATGCTCGATGCCAGCTTCGTCAAGCACGACCAGGAGCTGTTCCGGGTGATCGAGGAGATGGGCCATTGGCGTGAGCGCCCGGCACCGCTGGCGCCGGATGCCATCAACTGGGCGAACTGGCGCCCGCTGGATGAGGGCGCCTTCGAGACGGCGCGCCGGCGCACCCAGGTGCTGGACTTCGAAAGCGCCCATGCGCTGTTCATGTGCCTGTTCTGCCTGCTGCTGACCCGCGAGGAGTACCGCGACGCCATCAACGGCTTCAACCTCGACCAGTCGATCGCCATTCGCATCGGCCAACTGATCGGCGACCCGACCCTGGCCGAGATGGCCTACAACAAATATCCGCACTACCTGGTCGGCCCCTGGAACCTGGGCCAGCGCTTCCTGATGCACGGCTTCTTCACCGAGTACCTCTACGCGCGACTGGAGCGGCTAAGGCTGGCCGCGTATCACCCCGCGAACGGCAACACCGAGGCGTAG
- a CDS encoding diguanylate cyclase, with protein MDTHTLLVHVLLYVFLPLWGIAGFVDWCCHRATHIEETSGLKETLMHSAMGIQVGIPILMCLLYRINVLVLLLCLLAWVLHEVVAHWDVHYAAPRRHISIWEMHAHSYLASLPLYMLAMIMVINWPVVLDLVTFNWAGQMRLVPVEVPHGGERYLPYYLAFMALLCVFPYLEENLRCLRYYLKHRGEPA; from the coding sequence ATGGATACCCACACGCTGCTGGTCCATGTCCTGCTGTACGTCTTCCTGCCGCTATGGGGAATTGCCGGCTTCGTCGACTGGTGTTGCCATCGCGCCACGCATATCGAGGAGACCTCGGGGCTGAAGGAAACCCTGATGCACTCGGCCATGGGCATCCAGGTGGGCATCCCCATCCTCATGTGTCTGCTCTATCGCATCAACGTGCTGGTGCTGTTGCTCTGTCTGCTGGCCTGGGTGCTGCACGAGGTCGTGGCTCACTGGGACGTGCACTACGCCGCGCCGCGGCGGCATATCAGTATCTGGGAAATGCACGCGCACAGTTACCTGGCCAGCCTGCCGCTCTACATGCTGGCCATGATCATGGTGATCAACTGGCCGGTGGTGTTGGATCTGGTGACATTCAACTGGGCAGGGCAGATGCGTCTCGTGCCCGTTGAAGTGCCCCACGGCGGGGAACGCTACCTGCCCTATTACCTGGCCTTCATGGCGCTGCTGTGCGTGTTCCCCTACCTGGAGGAGAACCTGCGCTGCCTGCGCTATTACCTGAAGCACAGGGGAGAGCCGGCGTGA
- a CDS encoding iron-containing redox enzyme family protein codes for MESKVTTQLGQECLQGLMRVWFDFERQLGRVPVIQRLERGNFTREDYRNLLLHLRQQVIEGARWITRGASSFERDFADVRSEVIGHAQEEHRDYEMLEADFVAAGGEPDEIREAQRNAGSEALHAFMMYRASQPNPVDLIGAMWIIEGLGQKMAGDWARRIDEATDGDGRYTCFMRYHGENDDAHLDKLYSLIDRVCRTPEDQRSILRTARVVARLYALQLEEVDHG; via the coding sequence ATGGAAAGCAAGGTCACTACCCAACTGGGGCAGGAGTGCCTGCAGGGACTGATGCGAGTGTGGTTCGACTTCGAGCGCCAATTGGGCCGGGTGCCGGTCATCCAGCGCCTGGAACGCGGCAACTTCACCCGCGAGGATTACCGCAACCTGCTGCTGCACCTGCGCCAGCAGGTGATCGAAGGGGCGCGCTGGATCACCCGTGGCGCTTCCAGCTTCGAACGCGACTTTGCCGACGTGCGCTCGGAAGTGATCGGCCACGCCCAGGAGGAGCATCGCGACTACGAGATGCTGGAGGCGGATTTCGTGGCGGCGGGCGGCGAGCCGGACGAGATCCGCGAAGCGCAGCGCAATGCCGGCAGCGAAGCGCTGCACGCCTTCATGATGTACCGCGCCAGCCAACCCAACCCCGTCGACCTGATCGGCGCCATGTGGATCATCGAAGGGCTGGGGCAGAAGATGGCCGGCGACTGGGCCCGGCGGATCGACGAGGCCACCGATGGCGATGGCCGTTACACCTGCTTCATGCGCTACCACGGCGAGAACGACGATGCCCACCTGGACAAGCTCTACTCGCTGATCGACCGGGTGTGCCGCACGCCGGAAGACCAGCGGTCGATCCTGCGCACCGCGCGGGTGGTGGCGCGGCTCTACGCCCTGCAACTGGAGGAGGTCGACCATGGCTGA
- a CDS encoding dienelactone hydrolase family protein, giving the protein MRTLFSLLCLVTGLMAGSAMAQEVNLPPELEIESETAFVTAWGPRVEGEIFEYSTGGETYQGYLARNVNDERPRPAVLVVHEWWGLNEYARARADQLAALGFVALAVDMYGGGQVATHPDEAGEFSSQVMQDWPAARARFEAAMTQLRQHPAVADTGMAAIGYCFGGSVVMNMALSGMPLEAAISFHGDPTLAASARGNFSGAVQIHNGGADSLVERETLADMARALEAQGADVDVITYPQALHGFTNPGADAMSKEHNLPVGYNAAADASSWQSALLLLDRTLNQ; this is encoded by the coding sequence ATGCGCACACTATTCTCGCTCTTGTGCCTGGTGACTGGGTTGATGGCAGGCTCGGCAATGGCCCAGGAGGTCAACCTACCGCCAGAGCTCGAAATTGAATCCGAGACGGCATTCGTCACGGCCTGGGGGCCACGCGTCGAAGGCGAGATTTTCGAGTATTCGACCGGTGGTGAGACCTATCAAGGATACCTGGCACGCAACGTCAATGACGAGAGACCACGGCCGGCAGTACTGGTGGTGCACGAATGGTGGGGGCTCAATGAGTATGCTCGCGCACGCGCCGACCAGCTCGCCGCGCTGGGTTTCGTGGCATTGGCGGTGGATATGTACGGCGGCGGCCAAGTCGCCACGCACCCCGATGAAGCGGGTGAATTCTCCTCGCAAGTCATGCAGGATTGGCCAGCCGCGCGCGCCAGGTTCGAAGCGGCCATGACTCAATTACGCCAACACCCTGCCGTGGCAGACACCGGCATGGCGGCCATCGGTTACTGCTTTGGCGGTAGCGTCGTCATGAACATGGCACTGTCCGGCATGCCGCTAGAAGCCGCCATCAGCTTCCACGGCGACCCCACGCTGGCAGCCTCCGCTCGCGGGAATTTCAGCGGTGCAGTGCAGATCCACAATGGCGGCGCGGACTCGCTCGTCGAACGCGAAACCCTGGCAGACATGGCGCGCGCGCTCGAGGCCCAGGGTGCCGATGTGGATGTCATCACCTATCCCCAAGCCCTCCATGGCTTCACGAACCCCGGCGCCGACGCCATGAGCAAGGAGCACAATTTGCCGGTTGGCTACAACGCCGCCGCCGACGCCTCCTCCTGGCAGTCTGCGCTGCTATTGCTGGACAGAACCCTCAATCAATAA
- a CDS encoding beta-ketoacyl-ACP synthase III — MSVYITSTGHYLPGEPVDNERIEAVLGMVHGKPSRLKRRILQSNGIRQRHYAIDAEHNTLISNGEMAARAGQACLDQSFLGKSRLDMLSVATSQGDQVLPGFGSMVQAELGVAGVELHSSHGICSSSMMALKAAYTGLKAGEHGNALVIASELASRLFKASRYEAVAQEVDFNAEFLRWMLSDGAGALLLETVPRRRCFRIDWIRGFSHADAYPVCMSVGLAAGGEQKSWQDFATYAEAEAAGALLIRQDVRLLDNIVKLGVDGLLRLIDEGRVEVEKVDHVLCHYSSHYFRGKIFDMLTQAGAAIAEEKWYTNLYTRGNTGCASMFIMLDEFRRTQDYQAGDTILCMVPESGRFNNVYMQLTVVEE, encoded by the coding sequence GTGAGCGTCTATATCACCAGTACCGGCCACTACCTGCCGGGCGAGCCGGTGGACAACGAGCGGATCGAGGCGGTGCTCGGCATGGTGCATGGCAAGCCGAGTCGGCTCAAGAGGCGGATTCTGCAGTCCAACGGTATCCGGCAACGCCACTATGCCATCGATGCCGAGCACAACACCCTGATCAGCAACGGTGAGATGGCCGCCCGGGCGGGGCAGGCCTGCCTCGACCAGAGCTTTCTCGGCAAGTCGCGGCTCGACATGCTCAGCGTGGCCACCAGCCAGGGCGACCAGGTGCTGCCGGGCTTCGGCAGCATGGTGCAGGCGGAGCTGGGCGTGGCCGGCGTCGAGCTGCACAGCAGCCATGGCATCTGTTCCAGCAGCATGATGGCGCTCAAGGCGGCCTACACCGGACTGAAGGCCGGGGAGCACGGCAATGCTCTGGTGATCGCCAGCGAGCTGGCCTCGAGGTTGTTCAAGGCCAGCCGCTACGAGGCGGTGGCCCAGGAGGTCGACTTCAACGCCGAGTTCCTGCGCTGGATGCTCTCGGACGGCGCGGGTGCGCTGTTGCTGGAAACCGTGCCGCGCCGGCGCTGCTTTCGCATCGACTGGATTCGCGGCTTCTCCCACGCCGACGCCTACCCGGTATGCATGAGCGTCGGCCTGGCTGCCGGCGGGGAGCAGAAAAGCTGGCAGGATTTCGCCACCTATGCCGAGGCGGAGGCCGCCGGCGCCCTGCTGATTCGCCAGGATGTCCGCCTGCTCGACAACATCGTCAAGCTCGGGGTGGACGGGCTGCTGCGCTTGATCGACGAGGGGCGGGTCGAGGTGGAGAAGGTCGACCACGTGCTGTGCCATTACTCGTCGCACTACTTTCGCGGCAAGATCTTCGACATGCTGACCCAGGCAGGCGCCGCGATTGCCGAAGAGAAGTGGTACACGAACCTCTATACCCGCGGCAACACCGGCTGCGCCTCGATGTTCATCATGCTCGACGAGTTCCGTCGCACCCAAGACTACCAGGCTGGCGACACCATCCTCTGCATGGTGCCGGAAAGCGGCCGCTTCAATAACGTCTACATGCAGCTTACGGTCGTGGAGGAGTAA